A single genomic interval of Desulfatiglans sp. harbors:
- a CDS encoding tannase/feruloyl esterase family alpha/beta hydrolase produces MNRNPGKTAISILATILLCLFCSTSFCNAQTGSKVITTMDCTAEKLGASIPVSEIGEPVSGVNLKPPVWTEATESNPGYCSIDGEMAPVSKEANARPINFRVILPSSWSSRSAQMGGAGLNGFIPNLTGGTDMSSRTSLISLGFATYGSDSGHQMSMMGFPGGPAKKSPGAGNPDDWALNDEGIKNLGYMQLKKTHDAAMVLIERAYGERPQYNYFFGGSQGGREALTVAQRYPEDYNGISASVPIVNFSTLMLAPELIRIQEKPFEKWVTPAKTNAIAGEFIRQCDKLDGITDGIINNYMACRAIFDVKQGESGRNPWKDKRCPDNKDPNPSDTSASACLTDDQIETLHFVYSRYQFATPLTNDVKTFGMWLPNTDPSGSGLIVPERFKGQEGADESTPVHSHMGVLGVTGFLMQDLKANPLDYVEGGKLNARRKELSAILDSTNPELSAFHKRGGKMIVAIGTNDTLASPGAQLDYYQSVIDKMGKDKVNAFARFFVLPQADHGLMGKNYSINGDGKTIPVEQIPTTFSRLNLLIDWVEKGIAPPRSVTVTGGNKSLPMCSYPEYPKYKGGPAENAESYECAMP; encoded by the coding sequence ATGAACCGAAATCCCGGAAAAACAGCAATATCCATTCTGGCAACCATTCTATTATGCCTTTTTTGTTCTACCTCATTTTGTAACGCACAAACTGGATCAAAAGTTATAACAACGATGGATTGTACAGCGGAAAAACTGGGTGCTTCAATACCTGTTTCAGAAATAGGTGAACCTGTATCGGGTGTGAACCTGAAACCACCGGTTTGGACAGAGGCGACTGAATCAAATCCAGGATATTGCAGCATCGATGGTGAAATGGCCCCTGTCTCCAAAGAAGCCAATGCCAGGCCCATTAATTTTCGTGTTATTCTTCCTTCATCATGGAGCAGTCGTTCCGCCCAGATGGGAGGGGCAGGTTTGAACGGTTTCATCCCGAATCTTACAGGGGGCACGGATATGTCCTCCAGGACATCGCTTATCAGTCTCGGGTTTGCAACATATGGAAGCGATTCCGGGCATCAGATGTCTATGATGGGGTTTCCCGGTGGACCCGCTAAAAAAAGCCCGGGCGCAGGGAATCCTGATGACTGGGCACTGAACGATGAGGGAATAAAAAACCTTGGCTATATGCAATTAAAAAAGACCCATGATGCAGCCATGGTGCTGATTGAAAGGGCGTATGGTGAAAGACCTCAGTACAATTATTTTTTCGGAGGATCTCAGGGCGGGAGGGAAGCCCTCACTGTGGCACAAAGATATCCTGAGGACTATAACGGGATCTCAGCCAGTGTCCCTATTGTAAATTTTTCTACGCTCATGCTTGCGCCAGAGCTTATCAGGATACAGGAAAAGCCTTTTGAAAAATGGGTGACTCCTGCCAAGACAAATGCCATTGCCGGTGAATTCATACGTCAATGTGACAAACTCGATGGGATTACTGATGGCATCATCAATAATTACATGGCCTGCCGGGCCATATTTGATGTCAAGCAGGGAGAATCCGGAAGAAACCCGTGGAAAGATAAAAGATGCCCGGATAATAAGGATCCAAATCCTTCTGACACAAGCGCCAGTGCATGCCTTACAGACGATCAGATTGAAACACTTCACTTTGTTTACAGTAGGTATCAATTCGCTACTCCACTGACAAATGATGTTAAAACCTTTGGTATGTGGTTACCAAACACTGACCCTTCAGGAAGCGGTTTGATTGTACCGGAGAGATTCAAGGGCCAGGAAGGTGCTGATGAAAGCACCCCTGTGCACAGTCATATGGGAGTGCTGGGGGTGACAGGATTTCTTATGCAGGATTTAAAGGCGAACCCGCTTGACTATGTTGAGGGCGGTAAATTGAATGCAAGAAGAAAGGAACTTTCAGCTATCCTGGATTCAACCAATCCTGAACTGAGTGCATTCCATAAACGAGGAGGAAAGATGATTGTTGCCATCGGCACAAACGACACACTGGCATCCCCCGGCGCACAACTGGATTACTACCAGTCAGTAATAGACAAAATGGGCAAAGACAAAGTAAACGCATTTGCCCGGTTTTTTGTACTCCCGCAGGCAGACCACGGTCTTATGGGGAAAAACTATTCTATTAATGGAGATGGAAAGACCATTCCTGTTGAACAGATACCTACAACCTTTAGCCGGTTAAATCTGCTTATCGACTGGGTAGAAAAAGGGATAGCGCCACCCAGATCTGTAACAGTTACCGGAGGAAACAAAAGCCTGCCCATGTGTTCTTACCCTGAATATCCTAAGTATAAAGGCGGGCCTGCCGAAAATGCTGAATCGTATGAGTGTGCCATGCCATGA